The proteins below are encoded in one region of Streptomyces marianii:
- a CDS encoding SchA/CurD-like domain-containing protein, whose product MTPLSERISQSAFDGSRLRVVLLLDLHDGAQQNFLKAYEHMRNQVASVPGHISDQLCQSIENPSQWLITSEWESAPPFLAWVNSEEHVETVRPLHNCVRDTRSLRFSVLRETGKPHTSATANAVQGGLQPFPRVGDNVVRHALTFTVKPGTEALVADILAGYQSPQSKVDEHTRLRRTSLFMHGNRVVRAVEVEGDLMAALRHVARQPEVRAVEEAINPYLEQDRDLNDPDSARVFFTRAALPAVHHLASAGTDDEALRRHALYYPAKPGCGMALARLLAGEDEAAAGDRSTPIDSSTIFQRDDIVVRLVDVRGSGDAAPLQVIGAHGQRKAAMLSRLLDSEALGIDAPATEEDMSKLLSSADMRPITDRHAP is encoded by the coding sequence ATGACTCCGCTTTCCGAACGTATATCCCAGTCGGCCTTTGACGGCTCCAGGCTGCGTGTCGTACTGCTGCTGGACCTTCATGACGGCGCTCAGCAGAACTTCCTGAAGGCGTACGAGCACATGCGCAACCAGGTCGCGTCGGTGCCGGGCCACATCAGCGACCAGCTGTGCCAGTCGATCGAGAATCCCTCGCAGTGGCTGATCACCAGCGAGTGGGAGAGCGCACCGCCCTTCCTCGCCTGGGTGAACAGCGAGGAGCACGTCGAGACCGTACGGCCGCTCCACAACTGCGTCCGGGACACCCGCTCCCTTCGCTTCAGCGTGCTGCGCGAGACGGGCAAGCCGCACACCTCCGCAACCGCCAACGCCGTTCAGGGCGGACTGCAGCCGTTCCCCCGCGTGGGTGACAACGTGGTGCGCCACGCACTCACCTTCACCGTGAAGCCGGGCACCGAGGCGCTGGTGGCCGACATCCTCGCGGGTTACCAGTCGCCGCAGTCGAAGGTCGACGAGCACACCCGACTGCGCCGGACCTCGCTGTTCATGCACGGCAACCGTGTCGTGCGGGCCGTCGAGGTGGAGGGCGACCTGATGGCGGCGCTGCGCCACGTGGCCCGTCAGCCCGAGGTGCGGGCCGTCGAGGAGGCCATCAACCCCTATCTGGAGCAGGACCGGGACCTCAACGACCCGGACTCCGCACGGGTGTTCTTCACCCGGGCCGCGCTCCCCGCGGTGCACCACCTGGCCTCGGCGGGCACCGACGACGAGGCCCTCAGGCGGCACGCGCTCTACTACCCGGCCAAGCCCGGTTGCGGCATGGCGCTGGCGCGGCTGCTCGCCGGTGAGGACGAGGCGGCGGCGGGCGACCGGTCGACCCCGATCGACAGCAGCACGATCTTCCAGCGGGACGACATCGTCGTACGCCTGGTCGACGTGCGCGGCTCAGGTGACGCGGCGCCGCTGCAGGTGATCGGGGCGCACGGACAGCGCAAGGCGGCCATGCTGTCCCGCCTGCTGGACAGCGAGGCACTGGGAATCGACGCCCCGGCCACGGAGGAGGACATGTCCAAGCTCCTGTCGTCCGCGGACATGCGTCCGATCACCGACCGCCACGCCCCCTGA
- a CDS encoding FAD-dependent oxidoreductase — protein sequence MEEHIDERVPVLIVGGSLVGLSSSLFLGRLGVGHMLVERHAGTSRHPRGRGNNVRTMELFRVAGAEPLIHEAASLLADNHGILQTPSLHGDAGEWLLKEIDPGGGIARFSPSGWCVCSQNDLEPVLLDCARKLGGDLRYSTEMVSFEQDAEGVTAIVQERGSGRRRTVRADFLIAADGPRSPIRGHLGIGQAGHGDLFHNVSITFRSRALADVVGDRRFIVCYLTAEGADGALLPVDNAENWVFHAPWQPDTGEKLEDFTDERCAAHIRRAVGAPDIDVEITGKAPWHAAERVAERYGRGRVFLAGDSAHEMSPTGAFGSNTGIQDAHNLAWKLSLVLDGSAGPGLLSSYEAERRPVAEATSERASARSAEHSHPGYTPGPEMVGGRQRGMLTVAMGYRYPRGAVVGADPDMAVVPDRMDFSGDPGTRAPHMWLHPQGSKRTISTLDLYERSFVLLTGSGGTRWHTAAAKVAEKLSITLDAYRIGAEPHAELVPEAGDWAELHGTTDEGAVVVRPDGFVAWRAPGAVRDPETALLDTMKALLHRT from the coding sequence ATGGAAGAACACATCGACGAGCGCGTACCGGTACTCATCGTGGGCGGCTCCCTGGTGGGGCTGTCCTCATCGCTTTTCCTCGGCAGGCTCGGTGTCGGGCACATGCTGGTGGAGAGACACGCGGGCACGTCGAGGCATCCGCGCGGCCGGGGCAACAACGTCCGCACCATGGAACTGTTCCGGGTGGCGGGGGCCGAGCCGCTGATCCACGAGGCCGCGTCCCTCCTCGCCGACAACCACGGCATCCTCCAGACCCCGTCGCTCCACGGCGACGCGGGAGAGTGGCTGCTCAAGGAGATCGACCCCGGGGGCGGGATCGCCCGCTTCAGCCCGTCCGGGTGGTGCGTGTGCAGCCAGAACGACCTCGAGCCGGTGCTGCTGGACTGCGCGCGCAAGCTCGGCGGCGACCTGCGCTACTCCACCGAGATGGTCTCCTTCGAGCAGGACGCGGAGGGCGTCACCGCCATCGTGCAGGAGCGCGGGTCGGGACGGCGCAGGACCGTGCGCGCCGACTTCCTGATCGCGGCCGACGGGCCCCGCAGCCCGATTCGCGGGCACCTCGGCATCGGCCAGGCGGGCCACGGGGACCTGTTCCACAACGTCAGCATCACCTTCCGCTCCCGCGCGCTCGCGGACGTCGTCGGCGACCGGCGCTTCATCGTCTGCTACCTCACCGCCGAGGGCGCGGACGGCGCCCTGCTGCCCGTGGACAACGCCGAGAACTGGGTCTTCCACGCCCCCTGGCAGCCGGACACCGGCGAGAAGCTGGAGGATTTCACCGACGAGCGCTGCGCCGCGCACATCCGCCGCGCGGTCGGTGCCCCGGATATCGACGTGGAGATCACCGGAAAGGCCCCGTGGCACGCGGCCGAACGCGTCGCGGAACGATACGGCCGGGGCCGGGTCTTCCTCGCCGGGGACTCCGCCCACGAGATGTCGCCGACCGGCGCGTTCGGCTCCAACACCGGCATCCAGGACGCCCACAACCTCGCCTGGAAGCTCTCCCTCGTCCTCGACGGGTCGGCGGGCCCCGGCCTGCTGAGCAGCTACGAGGCCGAGCGCCGGCCGGTGGCCGAGGCCACCAGCGAGCGCGCCTCGGCACGGTCCGCGGAGCACAGCCATCCGGGCTACACCCCCGGACCGGAGATGGTCGGCGGCCGCCAGCGCGGCATGCTCACCGTCGCCATGGGCTACCGCTATCCGCGCGGCGCCGTCGTCGGAGCCGACCCGGACATGGCCGTCGTACCCGATCGGATGGACTTCTCCGGGGACCCCGGCACCCGCGCCCCGCACATGTGGCTGCACCCGCAGGGCAGCAAGCGGACGATCTCCACGCTGGACCTGTACGAGCGCAGCTTCGTGCTGCTCACCGGCTCCGGCGGCACACGGTGGCACACGGCGGCCGCCAAGGTGGCCGAGAAGCTGTCCATCACACTGGACGCCTACCGGATCGGCGCCGAGCCGCACGCGGAACTCGTACCCGAAGCGGGTGACTGGGCCGAACTGCACGGCACGACCGACGAGGGCGCCGTGGTGGTGCGCCCCGACGGCTTCGTCGCCTGGCGCGCGCCCGGTGCGGTCCGCGACCCGGAGACGGCCCTGCTCGACACCATGAAAGCCCTGCTCCACCGCACCTGA
- a CDS encoding metallophosphoesterase family protein, with protein MRLVLTSDTHVPARARELPGELLRRIERADVAIHAGDWVDTATLDLLEARARRLVAVYGNNDGPALRDRLPEVARAELGGLRFGVVHETGPAQGRERRCAERFPDLDVLVFGHSHVPWDSTAEGGLRLLNPGSPTDRRRQPYCTYMTAVAARGQLTEVGLHRLPPRRP; from the coding sequence ATGAGGCTGGTGCTGACGTCGGACACCCATGTCCCCGCGCGGGCCCGGGAACTGCCGGGTGAGCTGCTGCGACGGATCGAACGTGCCGACGTCGCGATCCATGCCGGCGACTGGGTGGACACCGCCACCCTGGATCTCCTCGAAGCCCGTGCGCGGCGGCTCGTCGCGGTGTACGGCAACAACGACGGTCCCGCACTGCGGGACCGGCTGCCGGAGGTCGCCCGCGCGGAGCTGGGCGGTCTGCGCTTCGGCGTCGTGCACGAGACGGGCCCCGCGCAGGGCCGCGAACGGCGGTGCGCGGAACGGTTCCCCGACCTGGACGTCCTGGTGTTCGGCCACAGCCACGTTCCCTGGGACAGCACTGCCGAGGGCGGGCTGCGGCTGCTGAACCCCGGCTCGCCCACGGACCGGCGGCGGCAGCCGTACTGCACGTACATGACCGCCGTGGCGGCCCGCGGTCAGCTGACCGAGGTCGGACTGCACCGGCTGCCGCCACGGCGGCCGTGA
- a CDS encoding VanZ family protein, which translates to MRRSGGNDTAAKETGARPAPGAEPMAPVLRALAVVAAFVATVAFSVVLARLTLEPSAASEPLTHSNVRPGASIRDYLSQPAFRDTVRQLGGNVLLGVPFGVLLPVLVPKARGLLRVLLATALVMALVELIQGALVTGRAFDVDDVILNTAGAVLGYLLIGRRLGRAVHPRRDHWWRRRPRGAAAPEA; encoded by the coding sequence ATGAGGCGCAGCGGCGGCAACGACACGGCGGCGAAGGAGACCGGAGCCCGGCCGGCACCGGGAGCGGAACCGATGGCACCCGTTCTGCGGGCACTGGCCGTGGTTGCGGCGTTCGTGGCGACCGTCGCCTTCAGCGTGGTCCTCGCCCGGCTCACCCTCGAGCCGTCGGCCGCGTCGGAACCGCTCACCCACAGCAACGTCCGGCCGGGCGCGTCCATCCGGGACTACCTGTCCCAGCCGGCGTTCCGAGACACCGTCAGGCAGCTCGGCGGCAACGTCCTGCTGGGCGTCCCGTTCGGCGTGCTGCTGCCGGTCCTGGTGCCGAAGGCCCGCGGCCTCCTGCGGGTGCTGCTGGCGACGGCGCTGGTCATGGCGCTCGTGGAGCTCATCCAGGGCGCGCTGGTCACCGGCCGTGCGTTCGACGTCGACGACGTCATCCTGAACACCGCGGGTGCCGTGCTGGGGTATCTCCTCATCGGCCGCCGGCTCGGCCGCGCCGTGCACCCGCGCCGCGACCACTGGTGGCGGCGCCGGCCCCGCGGCGCGGCGGCGCCCGAGGCCTGA
- a CDS encoding LacI family DNA-binding transcriptional regulator, with product MGADPPSAKDASQRRRAPARRPTMKDIARRAGVSESAVSFALNDRPGVSEITRDRVRRVAEQLGWRPSTAARALSGEGAATVGLVIARPAGTLGVDSFFLQLVSGIQEVLSERHLGLLFQVVEDVDAECAVYRRWWAEHRVDGVLVVDPRTDDPRPALLDELGLPAVVIGGAPEEGGPALSTVWADDTGAMASVVDRLHALGHRRIVHIAGLPGLAHTERRIRSLRAEAARLGLTEVRSVTTDYSDAEGAAVTRGVLSDDAPPTALVYDNDVLAVAGVAAATGLGWGVPEDVSIVAWEDSALCRLVDPWLTALSRDTVSFGRIAAGELTALLDGGAARTVRVPVPGLIERASIGPGPATAGRG from the coding sequence ATGGGAGCGGATCCCCCGTCCGCCAAGGACGCGTCGCAGCGCCGGCGGGCACCGGCCCGCCGGCCGACGATGAAGGACATCGCCCGGCGCGCGGGGGTCTCGGAGAGCGCCGTGTCGTTCGCGCTCAACGACCGGCCGGGCGTCTCCGAGATCACCCGCGACCGGGTGCGCCGGGTCGCCGAGCAGCTGGGCTGGCGGCCGAGCACCGCCGCCCGCGCCCTGTCCGGTGAGGGCGCGGCGACGGTGGGCCTGGTGATCGCGCGGCCCGCGGGGACGCTCGGCGTCGACTCGTTCTTCCTCCAGCTGGTCTCCGGCATCCAGGAGGTGCTGTCGGAGCGCCATCTCGGTCTGCTCTTCCAGGTGGTGGAGGACGTGGACGCCGAGTGCGCGGTCTACCGCCGCTGGTGGGCCGAACACAGGGTGGACGGAGTCCTGGTCGTCGACCCGCGGACCGACGACCCGCGGCCGGCGCTGCTCGACGAACTCGGCCTGCCGGCCGTGGTGATCGGCGGTGCCCCCGAGGAGGGCGGTCCGGCGCTGTCCACCGTGTGGGCGGACGACACCGGCGCGATGGCGTCCGTCGTGGACCGGCTCCACGCGCTCGGGCACCGGCGGATCGTGCACATCGCCGGGCTGCCGGGTCTCGCGCACACCGAGCGGCGCATCCGCTCACTGCGCGCCGAGGCCGCGCGGCTGGGGCTGACCGAAGTCCGTTCCGTCACCACCGACTACTCGGACGCGGAGGGCGCCGCGGTCACCCGCGGAGTGCTCTCCGACGACGCACCGCCGACCGCTCTCGTGTACGACAACGACGTGCTGGCCGTGGCCGGCGTCGCCGCGGCGACGGGTCTCGGCTGGGGGGTGCCCGAGGACGTGTCGATCGTGGCCTGGGAGGACTCGGCGCTGTGCCGGCTGGTAGACCCGTGGCTCACCGCCCTCTCCCGGGACACCGTCTCCTTCGGCCGCATCGCGGCGGGCGAACTCACCGCGCTGCTCGACGGAGGCGCCGCGCGTACGGTCCGGGTGCCGGTTCCCGGCCTGATCGAGCGGGCCAGCATCGGGCCGGGTCCGGCGACGGCCGGCCGGGGGTGA
- a CDS encoding ABC transporter substrate-binding protein: MPIPRRTARRAAAAAAALAVVLPLSACGGGSGGGGAADASGKVQGSITFQTWNLRANFKPYFTGLIAEFEKKYPGTEVKWIDQPAEGYADKLSADAAGGTLPDVVNVSPDLLAPLAKAGLALDLDKAAAQYEKEYLPGAWAGHRIPGMEGTYAFPWYLNTGPLFYNKRLFEEAGLDAERPPTTYDELFEQSLRIADESKGRIATLANIPTIEDFGRYGVPLMNEEGTAFTFNDAKGVELLTRYKELYEAKALDPQALTATSESAGKKFLTQSVAMNPGSALDLEKFRKDAPALYENIGITEQISSTGKDNMYVMGVMVNARTERAPAAVAFAHFVTDARHQMEFAKQVAIFPSTAGSLDDPYFTKEDGTDGTRVRIAAAKSLKTAVNYTPVLMSDQMKTELRNAVARALQGKESPEEALDNAVKACDRLLRQS; encoded by the coding sequence GTGCCCATCCCCCGCCGTACCGCCCGCAGAGCAGCCGCCGCTGCCGCAGCCCTCGCCGTCGTCCTACCGCTCAGCGCCTGTGGAGGCGGGTCAGGCGGCGGGGGCGCGGCGGACGCCTCCGGCAAGGTCCAGGGCAGCATCACGTTCCAGACCTGGAACCTGCGGGCCAACTTCAAGCCCTACTTCACCGGCCTCATCGCCGAGTTCGAGAAGAAGTACCCCGGCACCGAGGTGAAGTGGATCGATCAGCCCGCCGAGGGCTACGCCGACAAACTCAGCGCCGACGCCGCCGGCGGCACCCTCCCCGACGTCGTGAACGTCTCCCCGGACCTGCTCGCCCCGCTCGCCAAGGCCGGCCTCGCCCTCGACCTCGACAAGGCGGCCGCGCAGTACGAGAAGGAGTACCTGCCGGGTGCCTGGGCCGGCCACCGGATCCCGGGGATGGAGGGCACGTACGCCTTCCCCTGGTACCTCAACACCGGTCCGCTGTTCTACAACAAGCGCCTCTTCGAGGAGGCCGGGCTCGACGCGGAAAGGCCCCCCACGACGTACGACGAACTCTTCGAGCAGTCGCTCCGGATCGCCGACGAGAGCAAGGGGAGGATCGCCACGCTGGCCAACATCCCCACCATCGAGGACTTCGGCCGCTACGGCGTGCCGCTGATGAACGAGGAGGGTACGGCCTTCACCTTCAACGATGCCAAGGGCGTCGAACTGCTCACCAGGTACAAGGAGTTGTACGAGGCGAAGGCGCTCGACCCGCAGGCGCTCACCGCGACGTCCGAGTCGGCGGGCAAGAAGTTCCTCACCCAGTCGGTGGCGATGAACCCGGGCTCCGCCCTGGACCTGGAGAAGTTCAGGAAGGACGCCCCGGCCCTGTACGAGAACATCGGGATCACCGAGCAGATCAGCAGCACCGGAAAGGACAACATGTACGTGATGGGTGTCATGGTGAACGCCCGGACCGAGCGGGCGCCGGCCGCCGTGGCCTTCGCGCACTTCGTCACCGACGCCCGTCACCAGATGGAGTTCGCCAAGCAGGTCGCCATCTTCCCGAGCACCGCCGGCTCCCTCGACGACCCGTACTTCACCAAGGAGGACGGCACCGACGGGACGCGGGTGCGGATCGCGGCCGCCAAGTCCCTGAAGACCGCGGTCAACTACACCCCGGTGCTGATGAGCGACCAGATGAAGACCGAGCTGCGCAACGCCGTCGCGAGGGCGCTCCAGGGCAAGGAGAGCCCCGAGGAAGCTCTTGACAACGCTGTCAAGGCGTGCGACAGGCTGTTGAGGCAGAGCTGA
- a CDS encoding carbohydrate ABC transporter permease: MTTPTASPTATAGSTAERRAPKSPPPGRRPRDGRSRIRRHLPTSPWLFAAPGLLVAGAFSLYPFLSTVANSFTDRRTLLPGRFVGLDNYREMLGDEMFWIGLRNSTLYVLGVVPALVVLPLLLALLVEKQIPGISFFRSAFYTPVVASIVVVGLIWVWLLDERGLVNAVLEAVGVGRVGFLSDQWLLLLSAMAVTVWKGLGYYMIIYLAALANVPRELHEAASVDGAGAVRRFLAVTLPAVRSTVVLVGALSSVAAFKVFSEVYLMAGPDGGPAGEDTTLVMLVQRTGTGLSGRVGYASAISVVVFVVTVALMLLVLRADRKEGA; encoded by the coding sequence ATGACGACCCCCACCGCGTCCCCGACGGCGACCGCCGGCAGCACGGCGGAGCGGCGCGCACCGAAGAGCCCCCCGCCCGGTCGCCGGCCACGGGACGGACGAAGCCGGATCAGACGGCATCTGCCCACGAGCCCATGGCTGTTCGCCGCCCCCGGGCTGCTGGTCGCCGGCGCCTTCAGCCTCTACCCGTTCCTCTCCACGGTGGCCAACTCCTTCACGGACCGCAGGACCTTGCTGCCCGGCCGGTTCGTGGGACTGGACAACTACCGGGAGATGCTCGGGGACGAGATGTTCTGGATCGGCCTGCGCAACAGCACGCTGTACGTGCTCGGCGTCGTGCCCGCACTGGTGGTCCTGCCGCTGCTGCTGGCACTGCTCGTGGAGAAGCAGATCCCGGGCATCTCGTTCTTCCGCTCCGCCTTCTACACCCCGGTCGTCGCCTCCATCGTCGTGGTCGGCCTGATCTGGGTGTGGCTGCTGGACGAACGCGGGCTGGTGAACGCGGTGCTGGAGGCGGTGGGCGTCGGCCGGGTCGGCTTTCTCAGCGACCAGTGGCTGCTCCTGCTGAGCGCCATGGCGGTCACGGTCTGGAAGGGCCTCGGCTACTACATGATCATCTATCTCGCCGCGCTGGCGAACGTCCCGCGCGAGCTCCACGAGGCGGCGTCCGTGGACGGTGCGGGGGCCGTACGCCGGTTCCTCGCCGTCACACTTCCCGCGGTCCGCTCCACGGTGGTGCTGGTGGGGGCGCTCTCCTCGGTGGCGGCCTTCAAGGTCTTCTCCGAGGTGTACCTGATGGCCGGCCCCGACGGCGGCCCCGCAGGCGAGGACACCACCCTCGTCATGCTCGTCCAGCGCACCGGCACCGGGCTGAGCGGCCGGGTCGGATACGCCTCGGCGATCTCGGTGGTCGTCTTCGTCGTCACGGTCGCGCTGATGCTGCTGGTGCTGCGCGCCGACCGCAAGGAGGGCGCATGA
- a CDS encoding carbohydrate ABC transporter permease yields the protein MPGWEVALRYVLLLAVLALTVGPFLWQLATSLKGPHEDIFSFPPSFLPEQPTLANYSRVAETIPVWDYALNSLTVAVANVVTNCAGAALAGYALARLRYRGRRAATVAFVLAMLVPVEGVIVAQFTTMRELGLNNTLVGVVLPLSVSALNVLLMRNAFLSLPYEVEEAAFVDGANVWQRFARIALPAVRGTLAVVAILAFMGAWDDFLWPLIVLSDPQNFTLTIGLNYLHGTFANDERLVAAGTIIAVLPLIVLFACLQRYFFRGVGEGAVKG from the coding sequence ATGCCCGGCTGGGAGGTCGCGTTGCGCTACGTGCTGCTGCTCGCCGTCCTCGCCCTCACCGTCGGGCCGTTCCTGTGGCAGCTGGCCACCTCGCTCAAGGGCCCGCACGAGGACATCTTCAGCTTCCCGCCGAGCTTCCTTCCCGAGCAGCCCACGCTCGCCAACTACAGTCGTGTCGCCGAGACCATCCCCGTATGGGACTACGCGCTGAACTCGCTCACCGTCGCGGTCGCCAACGTGGTGACCAACTGCGCGGGAGCGGCCCTCGCCGGCTACGCCCTCGCCCGGCTGCGCTACCGGGGCCGCAGGGCCGCCACGGTCGCGTTCGTCCTGGCGATGCTCGTGCCCGTCGAGGGCGTCATCGTCGCCCAGTTCACGACCATGCGCGAGCTCGGACTGAACAACACCCTCGTCGGTGTCGTGCTCCCGCTGTCGGTCTCCGCGCTGAACGTGCTGCTGATGCGCAACGCCTTCCTCAGCCTGCCCTACGAGGTGGAGGAGGCCGCGTTCGTCGACGGGGCCAACGTCTGGCAGCGGTTCGCGCGGATCGCGCTGCCCGCGGTCAGGGGCACCCTGGCCGTCGTCGCCATCCTCGCCTTCATGGGCGCCTGGGACGACTTCCTGTGGCCGCTGATCGTGCTCAGTGATCCGCAGAACTTCACCCTGACCATCGGGCTCAACTACCTGCACGGCACCTTCGCGAACGACGAACGCCTCGTCGCGGCGGGCACGATCATCGCCGTGCTGCCGCTGATCGTCCTGTTCGCCTGCCTCCAGCGCTACTTCTTCCGAGGCGTGGGCGAGGGCGCGGTCAAGGGCTGA
- a CDS encoding glycoside hydrolase 5 family protein translates to MSSRVRFGANYTPSRGWFHHWLDFDLDAVRGDLDSVAALGLDHVRVFPLWPVFQPNRTLIRPRAVEQLVLLADAAAERGLDVSVDGLQGHLSSFDFLPSWTRTWHRRSIFTDPDVVTGQAEYLRTLAQALADRPNFIGMTIGNEVNQFSAGPHPDPDRITPEQAERWLGLLLAACEEGAPGGLHLHAEYDAAWYQDDQPFTPAHSARLGAVTAVHSWVFNGTAQRHGRTGTATEHHAAYLVELSKAWADDPHRPVWLQEVGAPAPLVPAEHADTFTEATVVNALDCQDLWGVTWWCSHDVSRSLADFPELEYSLGLMTSDREVKPAGRTIARIVREQRERPHRPAPRTTALVVDAGDDDTAPRRSVCAPGGAVFEAFARLTADGVRPAAVLASRAGETGHLAARGITEVVTPDEVR, encoded by the coding sequence ATGTCCTCACGCGTGCGCTTCGGCGCCAACTACACCCCGAGCCGGGGGTGGTTCCACCACTGGCTCGACTTCGACCTCGACGCCGTACGGGGCGACCTGGACTCCGTCGCGGCACTGGGCCTCGACCACGTCCGGGTCTTCCCGCTCTGGCCGGTCTTCCAGCCCAACCGCACCCTGATCCGCCCGCGGGCCGTGGAGCAGCTCGTCCTGCTCGCCGACGCGGCCGCGGAGCGCGGGCTGGACGTCAGCGTCGACGGACTCCAGGGGCACCTGTCGAGCTTCGACTTCCTGCCATCCTGGACGCGGACCTGGCACCGCCGCAGCATCTTCACGGACCCGGACGTGGTGACCGGCCAGGCCGAGTATCTGCGCACGCTCGCCCAAGCCCTCGCCGACCGACCCAACTTCATCGGCATGACCATCGGCAACGAGGTCAACCAGTTCTCCGCCGGACCGCACCCGGACCCCGACCGGATCACACCGGAACAGGCGGAGCGCTGGCTGGGTCTGCTGCTGGCCGCCTGCGAGGAGGGCGCGCCGGGCGGACTGCACCTGCACGCCGAGTACGACGCCGCCTGGTACCAGGACGACCAGCCGTTCACACCCGCGCACTCGGCCCGACTGGGCGCCGTCACCGCCGTGCACTCCTGGGTCTTCAACGGCACGGCCCAGCGTCACGGCCGCACGGGCACGGCGACCGAGCACCACGCCGCCTACCTCGTCGAACTCTCCAAGGCGTGGGCGGACGATCCGCACCGCCCGGTGTGGCTCCAGGAGGTCGGCGCCCCCGCACCGCTGGTGCCCGCCGAGCACGCCGACACCTTCACCGAGGCGACCGTGGTCAACGCCCTCGACTGCCAGGACCTGTGGGGCGTCACCTGGTGGTGCTCGCACGACGTGTCGCGCTCCCTGGCCGACTTCCCCGAACTCGAGTACAGCCTGGGCCTGATGACCAGCGACCGGGAGGTCAAGCCGGCCGGACGGACGATCGCCCGCATCGTCCGCGAGCAGCGGGAGCGTCCGCACCGGCCCGCCCCGCGCACCACGGCTCTCGTCGTCGACGCGGGCGACGACGACACCGCCCCGCGGCGCTCGGTCTGCGCGCCGGGCGGAGCCGTCTTCGAGGCCTTCGCCCGGCTCACCGCGGACGGGGTCCGGCCCGCCGCCGTCCTCGCGAGCAGGGCGGGCGAGACCGGGCATCTGGCCGCCCGGGGCATCACCGAGGTCGTCACCCCGGACGAGGTCCGATGA